The Chthoniobacterales bacterium genome has a window encoding:
- a CDS encoding type II toxin-antitoxin system VapC family toxin: MKFWDSSAIIPLLVPEADSARREQQLLDDPDMIVWFGSLAEVESSLSRRLREHEMTSIDESRARQHMEKLTTHWIEVAPTREVRSRAIRLLRVHPLRAADAFQLAAALIFCREQPETFSFLTADQRLRSAAIAEGFISQ; encoded by the coding sequence ATTCCTCCGCCATCATACCCCTGCTGGTGCCTGAGGCTGACTCCGCCAGGCGTGAGCAGCAGCTTTTGGATGATCCCGATATGATTGTGTGGTTCGGAAGTTTGGCAGAGGTGGAGTCTTCGCTCAGTCGCCGCTTGCGTGAGCACGAGATGACATCAATAGACGAATCCAGAGCGCGTCAGCATATGGAAAAACTGACGACGCATTGGATCGAGGTCGCCCCCACGCGCGAAGTCCGCAGTCGGGCGATCCGCCTGCTGCGCGTCCACCCTCTTCGTGCAGCCGATGCTTTCCAGCTAGCCGCCGCACTCATCTTTTGTCGCGAGCAACCGGAGACGTTTTCTTTTCTCACCGCCGATCAACGTCTGCGATCCGCCGCCATCGCCGAAGGATTTATATCCCAGTAA